TAAAGGCATATTTTGTAGGTGCTAGAACAAACTGGATTGCGTGGCCATATTCATCCGTTCGTGAATATTTAGCATTACTTTTGTTGACGAAGGAAGTTAGTTTTTTATCAATACTATATATTATTATTGTGGCACTATTAGAAGTTTAATCATAGTGCGAGCGCGGGTGCCCTGACTTGAACCACTGGAGCAGAGGTTGTCGAAGCGCAATAAGCGCTTCAAGAGCAAAGCGAAGTGGAGGTCAAGCCAAGCCGAGCGAGCCAGAATTAGGAGGAAACATTATGGCATTAAAAGATGAAGATACATTAATGAAACGAAAAAAAGAATTGGAAGAAGCGATGAATAATCTTGGTTTGGTTATTGAATCAGACGAGGAAGATGACGTAGATGAACTAGCGAGTCTATTTGAAATGGATGAAGACGTATTAAAAGAAATGGAGCAAAAAAAGCGTGACTAAACGTTGTCAATGGGTAGAAGGGAAGCCGGATTACTATATTGCTTATCATGACCATGTGTGGGGTAAACCGGAACATGATGATAGCGCATTGTTTCGCTGGTTGATTTTGGAGATGTTTCATATTGGTTTATCGTGGCAATTAGTACTATCAAAGCAAACGCATTTTGATGAAGCCTTTGATGCGTTTGATTATCAAAAAATTGCTACCTATGATGAGCAAAAAATTACTGCACTACTTGAAAATAAAGGAATTATTCGTCATCGTGGTAAAATTCAAGCCGCAATAACCAATGCACAAGCATTTATGAATGTTCAGGAACAATATGGTTCGTTTGATGCATTTATTTGGAGCTTTACAAATGGTGAAACAATTGTTAAGGCACAAGATGTTCATATAACCCAAAATGATTTAAGTGCCCAAGTAACTAAAGCCTTGAAGAGACATGGTTTTAAATTTTTAGGTTCGGTCACTATCTATTCCTATTTACAGGCAATTGGTGTGGTCAATGACCATGATTTTGATTGTGATTTTAGGTAAGTGATTGAGTAAATGGGAGTAGAGAGTAGATAAACACAGTGGTGCATCGACACTTTGATTTGAATTAGTAAAGGATGTCACTGTTTTAAGCATTTTTAAAGAATGAGCATCTATACAACGCAAGTCATTCAGAAAAGCGTGTGGCGTCCTGACTGGAATTATTTAGCGTGTGAGCGTGCAAAGAAAGGTTCGGATGTGGATGTCACGTTAACGTGAGTGAGTCAGAAAAGGAGTTAACCATGATTTTAGATTATCTAACAAATTTACCGCGATATGCAGCTATTATTCCACGTTTTGAACAATTTTCAAATACGATTATGGAAGTAGCACAATTGCCACTCGGTAGAACAGATTTAACAGATGTTGATTTTATTAATGTGATGACCGGAGAAACTTTACCGCTAGATAAAGGAATGTTGGAGTACCATCGCGATTATTTAGATATTCAAATTATTCTAAGTGGTCAAGAAGTGATGAAGTGGCAAAATATTCATCATTTAAACGAAAAAGTTACTTATGATGCAGCGAAAGATATTGGTTTTTTAGACGGTGAGGGCGAATGTGTCACAATTAAAGAAGGGATGTTTTATCTAGTCTTTCCTGAAGATGCACACTTACCAAGTAGTCATATTGACCAGCCAAATACTTACAAAAAAGCAGTTGTAAAAATAAAAGTAAATTAATCACGATTTTTTAGGTTCATTTTAATTTTTGGGGCTATACTAAGAGTATCAAAAGTGATTAACACATCATAACTCAACTCTCTCTCTCCCAAAATAATTATTTTAATGGTTAATCACATAATATGACTAAAAAAAGCATCCGAATACAGCGGATGCTTTTTTAGTTTGGAAAATACTTTCAAACCATTATTTTAATAATCGTAAAATCGCATTTGGGACATCTCGACTACTGTTGACGATGGTGCCGTTTAATTTGATGAGCCCCACTGTATAGAGATTAACATAACTGAACTGAGACTCAGCGATTTCTTGTAAGGCAGCAATTTTTTGCGGATTGGTCGCACCTTGTTGACGAGAATCGGTGTATAAGCCTATAATTGGGATACCAGCTTGATAGGCGACACCAATTTCAGAAGCGACACCGGGGTCTATGAGTTGCCCGTCTAATACAGCTAGTAGAATATCGCTTTCTAAGACTGCTTGTGTATCGAGTTTAGCAATCATGGTTGAGTCGGCGTAGGCATTTTTGTCATTGATTTCACCTTGTTCTTGCGGTAAGAAAATTTCTAGTTGCGGAATAGCTTGACGAATGTCAGCGGCTAATTTTGCATTAAAGGCAACTTCCATTTCAGTAAATAGTGGGCTAGCAAAGTAAAGTTTTGGCATAAAGCACCTCCAGTTAAAGTTTAAAGGACAATAATTAGGCCTTTTATATTCTATTATAGAAGCTGTAGAGTAAGGTGCAAGCAATAATATGTACATTAGTGGGTTGACTAAGTTAATGTTCGTCATTGGTATGATGGAAGTATCTCAGTTAAACGTCTTCTACTTCCGCGGTATACCGAATAAAATTAACATTTGTATCCCTTCTGATGGATGTGTTATAATGGACGAGTGAAAAAATGAATAAAGGGGACATAATAATTATGATTTCTGCAGTAGATTTAAGAGCAGGTATGACCATTGTACAAGACGGTAAATTAATTCGTGTATTAGAAGCGAGTCACCACAAACCAGGTAAAGGAAATACAATCATGCGTATGAAATTACGTGATGTTCGTACAGGTGCGACGTATGATACAACTTTCCGTCCAGATGAAAAATTTGAACGTGCATTTATTGAAACAAAAACCGTTCAATACTTATATAGCATGGGTGACGTTGCGTCATTTATGGATTTAGAAACATACGAACAATATGAATTACCTGTTGATTCAATTGAACGCGAATTGAAATTCTTATTAGAAAATATGGAAGCAAAAATTCAATTCTTTGGTACTGAAGTTATTGGTGTTGAATTACCAAGTACAGTAGTATTAACAGTTGCAGAAACTCAACCATCCATTAAAGGTGCGACGGTTACAGGTTCAGGTAAACCAGCAACAATGGAAACAGGTTTAGTAGTAAACGTCCCAGACTTTATCGAAGCTGGTGAATCATTAGAAATTAATACTAGTGAAGGTACGTATATGCGTCGTGCTCAAAAATAATGAGTGATAAACCATTGATTACTAATGGTTACGTACATTATTTGATGTAGTATGTATCGTGACTAATCATTAGTCTATAAAAAAAGAGTTGAGTCGTTGAGGGTAGTATCATCTATCCCGATGATTCAACTCTCTTTTTGAGTAAAACACAGTGTAAGCACGGTGTCCTGATTTGAACTACTGGAGAAAGACACCGAAGTGCGAGAATCGCACTCAGAGGATGTTTGTGAAGTGGATGTCATTTCAGCGAGTTGGAACCCAAATAAGGAGCGTTGATGGAAATGCAAAAAATGATTCAGATGATGGAAAAATTTATTCAGTATCACGGACAAAAATATATCGCGCCGCACAAAGCAGGTGATGAAGAAGAATATATGTTGCAGTTTAAGCATGATGGAGGAGCTGCGCGTAAAGCTTTTCAACAGATTGTAAAGGCAATTGAACAAAAAGATTTGCCATTAAAGGCTCAGCGGACAAGTAATTGGATGAATCAAGCACAAATAGCACGTGCGTATTTTTATTGTTTTTTCCGACATCCAGATGATTTGTTAAGTCAACCGGGGATGGCACTACGTTTATTACAAGAAGGCGACCTA
The genomic region above belongs to Aerococcaceae bacterium zg-1292 and contains:
- the efp gene encoding elongation factor P; protein product: MISAVDLRAGMTIVQDGKLIRVLEASHHKPGKGNTIMRMKLRDVRTGATYDTTFRPDEKFERAFIETKTVQYLYSMGDVASFMDLETYEQYELPVDSIERELKFLLENMEAKIQFFGTEVIGVELPSTVVLTVAETQPSIKGATVTGSGKPATMETGLVVNVPDFIEAGESLEINTSEGTYMRRAQK
- a CDS encoding nucleoside 2-deoxyribosyltransferase, which produces MPKLYFASPLFTEMEVAFNAKLAADIRQAIPQLEIFLPQEQGEINDKNAYADSTMIAKLDTQAVLESDILLAVLDGQLIDPGVASEIGVAYQAGIPIIGLYTDSRQQGATNPQKIAALQEIAESQFSYVNLYTVGLIKLNGTIVNSSRDVPNAILRLLK
- a CDS encoding DNA-3-methyladenine glycosylase I, which codes for MTKRCQWVEGKPDYYIAYHDHVWGKPEHDDSALFRWLILEMFHIGLSWQLVLSKQTHFDEAFDAFDYQKIATYDEQKITALLENKGIIRHRGKIQAAITNAQAFMNVQEQYGSFDAFIWSFTNGETIVKAQDVHITQNDLSAQVTKALKRHGFKFLGSVTIYSYLQAIGVVNDHDFDCDFR
- a CDS encoding YhcH/YjgK/YiaL family protein; amino-acid sequence: MILDYLTNLPRYAAIIPRFEQFSNTIMEVAQLPLGRTDLTDVDFINVMTGETLPLDKGMLEYHRDYLDIQIILSGQEVMKWQNIHHLNEKVTYDAAKDIGFLDGEGECVTIKEGMFYLVFPEDAHLPSSHIDQPNTYKKAVVKIKVN